The Salvia miltiorrhiza cultivar Shanhuang (shh) chromosome 1, IMPLAD_Smil_shh, whole genome shotgun sequence genome has a window encoding:
- the LOC131006894 gene encoding scarecrow-like protein 3 — protein MVPEEGSSSPLQMFSMMSVSPAPYPWLREMKSEERGLCLIHLLLACANHVAAGSVDNANTGLDYITHLASPNGDTMQRIAAYFTEALADRMLKGWPGLHKALNSTRMSFAAEELLVQKLFFELCPFLKLSYVITNQAILEAMEGEKVVHIIDLHCFEPAQWISLIQALSTRPEGPPHLRITGIHHEKAVLDQMAHRLNEEAEKLDIPFQFHPVVTPLESLDVGCLRVKTGEAVAISSVLQLHSLLAFDDELSRSPKGVLLQRALHLNPRTLSDFLDKDATASPDSASSSPMLLPKSKMEGFLNALWGLSPKLMVVTEQESNHNRASLMERMMEALNFYAALFDCLESTGPSASVERQKIESMLYGREIKNIIACEGVERRARHEKLERWIPRLESAGFGKVCLSYHVMMQARRLLQSYNYDGYKVKDENGCFVMCWQDQPLFSVSAWRFRR, from the coding sequence ATGGTTCCGGAGGAGGGATCGTCGTCTCCGTTGCAGATGTTCTCGATGATGTCTGTATCACCCGCCCCCTACCCTTGGTTGAGGGAGATGAAATCCGAGGAGAGAGGGCTGTGCCTCATCCATCTTCTCCTTGCCTGCGCCAACCACGTCGCTGCTGGAAGTGTCGACAACGCCAACACAGGCCTCGACTACATCACGCATCTCGCCTCCCCCAATGGCGACACAATGCAGAGGATCGCAGCCTACTTCACAGAGGCTCTTGCTGACCGCATGCTCAAAGGCTGGCCCGGATTGCACAAGGCCCTCAACTCCACCAGGATGAGCTTCGCAGCCGAGGAGCTCCTCGTGCAGAAGCTCTTCTTCGAGCTCTGCCCCTTTCTGAAGCTCTCGTATGTGATCACCAACCAGGCCATCTTGGAGGCCATGGAGGGGGAGAAGGTGGTCCACATAATCGACCTGCATTGCTTCGAGCCTGCTCAGTGGATTAGCCTCATCCAGGCGTTGAGCACGCGGCCTGAGGGGCCGCCTCATCTCAGGATCACGGGCATTCACCACGAGAAGGCTGTGTTGGATCAGATGGCTCACCGGTTGAACGAGGAGGCCGAGAAGCTGGACATCCCTTTCCAGTTTCATCCTGTGGTTACCCCGTTGGAGAGTCTCGATGTTGGATGCCTACGTGTCAAGACGGGGGAGGCTGTAGCGATAAGCTCCGTGCTCCAGCTGCATTCTCTTCTCGCATTCGATGATGAGTTGAGCAGGAGCCCCAAAGGCGTGCTCTTGCAGAGAGCCCTGCATCTGAATCCACGCACTCTCAGTGACTTTCTCGATAAGGATGCTACCGCCAGCCCGGATTCTGCCTCGTCCTCGCCTATGCTGCTGCCTAAATCTAAGATGGAGGGCTTTCTAAACGCGTTGTGGGGTCTGTCACCGAAGCTGATGGTGGTGACAGAGCAAGAGTCGAACCACAATAGGGCCAGTTTGATGGAAAGGATGATGGAAGCTTTGAACTTCTACGCAGCGCTCTTCGACTGCTTGGAGTCGACGGGGCCAAGTGCTTCCGTGGAGCGTCAGAAGATTGAGAGCATGCTCTACGGCCGGGAGATCAAGAACATCATAGCGTGTGAGGGTGTCGAGAGAAGGGCGAGGCACGAGAAGCTCGAGAGATGGATCCCTAGGCTCGAGTCAGCTGGCTTCGGTAAGGTGTGTTTGAGCTACCACGTCATGATGCAGGCCAGGAGGCTCTTGCAGAGCTACAACTACGATGGCTACAAAGTGAAAGACGAAAACGGCTGCTTCGTCATGTGCTGGCAGGATCAGCCGCTCTTCTCTGTCTCGGCGTGGAGGTTTAGACGCTAA
- the LOC131006897 gene encoding dirigent protein 2-like, which yields MKKAYLKSSYSLLPSHQQMATLLAFSLILLSTHAILTHAKFSEQSLETQTAHRAEKVSHLHFYFHDIVSGKNPTAIVVAGTRNVFGMTTIIDDPLTEGPEPGSKVVGRAQGVYTLSAKDGAALLMAITLVFQEGKYNGSSISILGSNQFLEAVREMPVVGGTGAFRFARGYALAKTNKFTVATGDAVVEYNVFVMHY from the coding sequence ATGAAAAAGGCTTATTTAAAGTCCTCCTACTCTCTCCTCCCTTCCCACCAACAAATGGCTACTCTCTTGGCCTTCTCCCTCATCCTTCTCTCCACGCATGCCATACTCACCCATGCCAAATTTTCCGAGCAGTCCCTCGAAACGCAGACTGCTCACCGTGCCGAGAAGGTGAGCCATCTGCACTTCTACTTCCACGACATTGTGAGCGGGAAGAACCCGACTGCCATCGTGGTTGCAGGGACAAGAAACGTGTTTGGCATGACGACAATCATAGATGATCCCTTGACAGAAGGGCCGGAGCCCGGATCAAAAGTGGTGGGAAGGGCTCAAGGAGTGTATACCTTGTCTGCGAAAGACGGTGCAGCTCTGCTCATGGCGATCACTCTTGTGTTCCAAGAGGGCAAGTACAACGGGAGCTCCATCAGCATTCTTGGGAGCAATCAGTTTCTTGAAGCTGTGAGAGAGATGCCGGTTGTTGGAGGCACTGGAGCTTTCCGTTTTGCTCGTGGCTACGCCTTGGCCAAGACGAACAAGTTCACCGTGGCCACAGGAGATGCTGTGGTTGAATACAATGTCTTTGTAATGCATTACTGA
- the LOC130993713 gene encoding calmodulin binding protein PICBP-like, producing the protein MVQRKLSLQVHHAQTQSFLHHHDAAKSPRGADLKAKKMKKSGPIKRPKPTPATPPPLLCKTTPNYMKSTTSSDARKEQSSQSKSSSPSPKRADEEAADAKRATCSSTLKDSKFPAFLSLNPSGHSAVKVCPYTYCSLNGHHHPPLRSFLSAARRARAPPTPDDDDQDFFVEIYMPQDPEERVSEDFSQDSFDGSDMDWETLLQYDYEANAAQLKDDASDGCCDEVVMMDEAAQESIDEDGGFNSDSDDAESTQDDHQISSLIQQQGEEEEEEEDEEGDEENYNKTPTKTDAQGQQEAAVPFDDLNEEASGEAAREDAEDIVALLRFAGSSKKLVEDGDEVGGFNPRAPNFLAVEADPEAERVDLKHQDVDERRNSEEWMVDYALRQVVTKLGPAKKRKVALLVEAFEKVMPLPLPPTKFDLHLSYASPFNQPRPMQACN; encoded by the exons ATGGTGCAGAGAAAGCTGAGCCTCCAAGTCCACCATGCTCAAACCCAAAGCTTCCTGCACCACCACGACGCCGCCAAGAGCCCCCGCGGCGCCGACCTCAAGgccaagaagatgaagaagtcggGGCCCATCAAGCGCCCCAAACCAACGCCTGCAACTCCGCCGCCACTGCTCTGCAAAACGACGCCCAACTACATGAAGTCCACCACGAGCTCCGACGCGAGAAAGGAGCAATCATCACAGTCGAAGTCGAGCTCACCATCCCCTAAAAGGGCTGACGAAGAAG CGGCTGATGCAAAGAGAGCGACGTGCTCCTCCACCTTGAAAGATTCCAAGTTTcctgcctttctctctcttaaCCCCAGCGGCCACTCTGCGGTGAAGGTCTGCCCCTACACCTACTGCTCGCTCAACGGCCACCACCACCCGCCGCTCCGCTCCTTCTTGTCCGCCGCCAGGCGCGCCCGAGCTCCGCCTACTCCAGATGACGATGATCAGGATTTCTTCGTTGAAATCTACATGCCGCAGGATCCAGAGGAAAGAGTTTCTGAGGATTTCTCGCAGGATTCCTTTGATGGATCTGATATGGATTGGGAGACGCTTCTGCAATATGATTATGAAGCAAACGCAGCCCAACTCAAAGACGACGCTTCAGATGGCTGCTGCGATGAGGTTGTTATGATGGATGAAGCCGCGCAGGAGTCCATTGATGAAGATGGTGGCTTCAACTCGGATAGCGATGATGCCGAATCCACTCAAGATGATCACCAAATTTCATCACTTATTCAACaacaaggagaagaagaagaagaagaagaagatgaagaaggagacGAAGAAAATTACAACAAGACTCCAACCAAAACTGATGCTCAAGGCCAACAAGAAGCTGCTGTTCCATTTGATGATCTGAACGAGGAGGCGTCTGGTGAAGCTGCACGAGAAGATGCAGAGGACATCGTTGCCTTGCTCCGGTTTGCAGGCAGCTCGAAGAAGCTGGTGGAGGATGGTGATGAAGTTGGGGGTTTCAATCCACGGGCACCGAATTTCCTGGCGGTGGAGGCAGACCCTGAAGCAGAGAGAGTTGATCTGAAGCATCAAGATGTTGATGAAAGGAGGAATTCAGAAGAATGGATGGTGGATTATGCACTCAGACAGGTGGTCACGAAGCTCGGCCCTGCTAAAAAGAGGAAAGTTGCTCTGCTAGTTGAGGCATTTGAGAAGGTCATGCCATTGCCACTGCCACCTACCAAATTTGATCTCCACTTGAGCTATGCTTCACCCTTCAATCAGCCAAGGCCGATGCAGGCGTGCAACTGA